A genome region from Clupea harengus chromosome 7, Ch_v2.0.2, whole genome shotgun sequence includes the following:
- the LOC105896579 gene encoding tripartite motif-containing protein 16-like produces the protein MAEAAPNNHELFTCSICLDLLRDPVTTNCGHSYCMGCITSCWDQEDQKGVYSCPQCRQTFTPRPVLSKNNIFAELVEQIKKTRIQAAAPVPCTAGPGDVECDVCTGRKLKAVKSCLECLVSYCETHYKVHNDINPGRKHKVVDATGQLQERICTQHEKPLEIFCRTDLSCVCLLCLVDEHKGHDTVSASAGRREKQTHLGETQNKIQQRIQEREKELQELRKALETLKSSAQTAVEDSERIFTEMIRSIERRRSEVKELISAQEKAEVSQAEGLLKRLEQEIAELKRRDAELEQLSHTEDHIHFLKTFQSVSEIPDSKDLSCISVNQGLSFEAVKKSVSSLKTQLENFCKEEVMKISASVTEVQAILPPEPTTREDFLQYSCHFTLDPNTAHRKLHLSEGNRMVERRAELQSYPDHPERFDGWWQVLCTEGVSGRCYWEVEWSGVCVDISVSYKSISRRGGRDECVFGHNDQSWSLDLSRLGSSFYHNNKKTKHPLVASSRIGVYVDHRAGTLAFYSISDTMTLLHRVQTTFTHTLYPGFGFGLFGHSSVKLL, from the exons ATGGCAGAAGCGGCACCAAATAACCACGAACTTTTTACATGTTCGATTTGTTTGGATCTTCTTAGGGATCCAGTGACTACTAATTGTGGACACAGTTACTGTATGGGCTGCATTACGagctgctgggatcaggaagatcagaagggagtctacagctgtccccagtgcagacagactttCACCCCAAGACCCGTTTTAagcaaaaataatatttttgctGAGCTGGTGGAACAGATCAAGAAGACCAGAATCcaagctgctgctcctgttccATGTAcggctggacctggagatgtggagtgtgacgtctgcactgggagaaaactcaaagctgtgaagtcctgtctggaatgtctggtgtcatactgtgaaactcactacAAAGTTCACAATGACATAAACCCTGGGCGAAAACACAAGGTGGTTGATGCCACAGGCCAGCTACAAGAGAGGATCTGCACCCAACATGAGAAGCCTCTGGAGATATTTTGTCGTACGGATctaagttgtgtttgtttgctctgtctggtggatgaacacaaaggccatgacactgtgtcagcctctgcagggaggagagagaaacag ACACACTTGGGGGAGACCCAGAATAaaatccagcagagaatccaggagagagagaaggagctgcaggagctgaggaaggctttggagactctcaag agctctgcacagacagcagtggaggacagtgagaggatctttactgagatgatccgctccattgagagaaggcgctctgaggtgaaagagctgatcagtgctcaggagaaggctgaggtgagtcaagctgaaggactcctgaagcgactggagcaggagattgctgagctgaagaggagagatgctgagctggagcagctttcacacacagaggatcacatccatttcctcaag actttccagtcagtcagtgagataCCTGACTCTAAAGACTtatcctgcatctctgtgaaccaaggcctctcctttgaggctgtgaagaaatctgtctcctcactaaAGACGCAGCTAGAGAATTTCTGCAAGGAGGAAGTCATGAAGATATCTGCATCAG tgACTGAAGTCCAGGCTATTTTGCCTCCTGAACCtacaaccagagaggatttcctacaat actcctgtcactttacactggatccaaacacagcacacagaaaactCCATCTGTCCGAGGGGAACAGGATGGTGGAAAGGAGAGCTGAgctccagtcatatcctgatcatccagagagatttgatgggtGGTGGCAGGTGCTGTGTacagagggtgtgtctggacgctgctactgggaggttgagtggagtggggtgtgtgttgatatatcagtctcatataaaagcatcagcaggagaggagggcgtgatgagtgtgtgtttggccataatgatcagtcctggagtctggaCCTCTCCCGCTTGGGCTCCTCTTTCTATCACAATAATAAAAAGACTAAACaccctctagtggccagctccagaataggagtgtatgtggatcacagggcaggaactctggccttctacagcatctctgacacaatgaccctcctgcacagagtccagaccacattcactcacacactctaccctgggtttgggtttgggttgtTTGGTCATTCATCAGTGAAGCTGTTGTGA
- the LOC116221161 gene encoding tripartite motif-containing protein 16-like: protein MAEAIFKKEEDSFSCPVCLDLLKDPVTIPCGHNFCMRCIEGCWDQEDQRGVCSCPLCKRTFTPRPTLYKNPLIAEMVETFRKTGIQASPITPSNAGPGDVECDVCTGRKLKAVKSCLECLVSFCETHYKAHNELFPGKKHSVIDATGQLQDRICSHHKKVFEIFCRTDQSCICYLCTMDEHKGHNTVSAAAERTDKQRQLGQTQRRFQQRIQEREKELQELRKAVETLKSSAQTAVEDSERIFTEMIRSIERRRSEVKELIRAQEKAEVSLAEGLLKRLEQEIAELKRRDAELEQLSHTEDHIHLIKNFPSIRDSPHSSPSMTFNQSFSFEAVKESVSGVKVQLEDIFRQEVVRISAAVTREEFSQYSCHFTLDPNTAHRNLHLSEGNRRVEWRDEVQSYPDHPERFNGWPQVLCREGVSGRCYWEVEWSGGWVDISVSYKSISRRGEGVECGFGYNDQSWGLYLANCGSFFWHNNKETKLPLVASSRIGVYVDHRAGTLAFYNIDTMTLLHRVQTTFTHTLYPGFLLNFVGASVKLL, encoded by the exons atggCAGAGGCAATTTTCAAGAAAGAAGAGGACTCCTTCTCATGTCCAGTCTGTCTAGATCTGTTGAAGGATCCAGTGACTATTCCCTGTGGACATAATTTCTGCATGAGGTGCATTGAGGGCTGCTGGGATCAAGAGGATCAGAGAGGAGTCTGCAGCTGCCCCCTGTGCAAACGCACCTTCACTCCCAGACCTACACTCTACAAAAATCCTCTGATTGCTGAAATGGTGGAGACATTTAGGAAGACCGGAATCCAAGCTTCTCCTATTACTCCCTCTAATGCcggacctggagatgtggagtgtgatgtctgcactgggagaaaactcaaagctgtgaagtcctgtctggaatGTCTGGTGTCATTCTGTGAAACTCACTACAAAGCTCACAATGAACTTTTTCCTGGAAAAAAACACTCAGTGATTGATGCCACAGGCCAGCTACAGGACAGGATCTGCTCTCATcataagaaggtttttgaaatattttgtcgaaCCGATCAGAGTTGTATCTGCTATCTTTGCACGATGGACGAACATAAAGGCCATAACACAGTCTCAGCTGCAGCAGaacggacagacaaacag aggcagttggggcagacccagaggagattccagcagagaatccaggagagagagaaggagctgcaggagctgaggaaggctgtggagactctcaag agctctgcacagacagcagtggaggacagtgagaggatctttactgagatgatccgctccattgagagaaggcgctctgaggtgaaagagctgatcagagctcaggagaaaGCTGAGGTGAGTTTGGCTGAAGGACTGctgaagcgactggagcaggagattgctgagctgaagaggagagatgctgagctagagcagctttcacacacagaagatCACATCCATTTGATCAAG aaTTTCCCGTCAATCAGagactctcctcactcctcgcccagcatgaccttcaaccaaagtttctcttttgaggctgtgaaggaaTCTGTCTCTGGAGTGAAGGTGCAGCTGGAGGACATCTTCAGGCAGGAAGTAGTCAGGATATCTGCAGCAG TGACCAGAGAGGAGTTCTCACAGT actcctgtcacttcacactggatccaaacacagcacacagaaacctccatctgtctgaggggaacaggagggtggagtggagagatgaggtgcagtcatatcctgatcatccagagagatttaaTGGGTGgcctcaggtgctgtgtagagagggtgtgtctggacgctgctactgggaggttgagtggagtggggggtgggtagatatatcagtctcatataaaagcatcagcaggagaggagagggtgttgAGTGTGGGTTTGGATATAATGATCAGTCCTGGGGTCTGTACCTCGCCAACTGTGGCTCTTTTTTCTGGCACAATAATAAAGAGActaaactccctctagtggccagctccagaataggagtgtatgtggatcacagggcaggaactctggccttctacaacatcgacacaatgaccctcctgcacagagtccagaccacattcactcacacactttacccTGGGTTTTTGCTTAATTTTGTTGGCGcatcagtgaagctgctgtga